The following proteins come from a genomic window of Maribacter sp. HTCC2170:
- the gyrB gene encoding DNA topoisomerase (ATP-hydrolyzing) subunit B, translating into MSEEANKKNYSADSIQALEGMEHVRMRPSMYIGDVGVRGLHHLVYEVVDNSIDEAMGGHCDRIDVTINEDNSITTRDNGRGIPVDLHKKEGVSALEVVMTKIGAGGKFDKDSYKVSGGLHGVGVSCVNALSDHLKATVFRDGKIWEQEYERGKSLYPVKSVGETKERGTEVTFHPDTTIFTQTIEYSYETLSNRMRELSYLNKGVTISITDKRQKDEKGEFVSESFVSTEGLKEFVRFLDGNREALTQGVISMEGEKNGIPVEVAMVYNTSYTENLHSYVNNINTHEGGTHLSGFRRGLTSTLKKYADASGMLDKLKFEVQGDDFREGLTAIVSVKVAEPQFEGQTKTKLGNREVSSAVSQSVSEMLTNYLEEHPDDAKIIVQKVILAAQARHAATKAREMVQRKTVMSIGGLPGKLSDCSDQDPVNCEVFLVEGDSAGGTAKQGRDRNFQAILPLRGKILNVEKAMQHKVFENEEIKNIYTALGVTIGTEEDSKALNLEKLRYHKVVIMCDADVDGSHIETLILTFFFRYMRELIENGHVYIATPPLYLVKKGSKKRYAWSDEERDEIAESFNGSVGIQRYKGLGEMNAEQLWDTTMNPEFRTLRQITIDNATESDRVFSMLMGDEVPPRREFIEKNAVYANIDA; encoded by the coding sequence ATGAGCGAAGAAGCAAATAAAAAGAATTATTCGGCCGATAGTATTCAGGCACTTGAAGGGATGGAGCATGTTAGAATGCGACCTTCAATGTATATCGGTGACGTTGGTGTTCGAGGATTGCACCATTTGGTTTATGAAGTGGTTGACAATTCAATCGATGAGGCAATGGGAGGACATTGCGATAGGATCGATGTGACCATTAATGAGGACAATTCTATTACAACTAGAGATAATGGCCGGGGAATTCCGGTTGATTTACATAAAAAAGAAGGCGTATCTGCACTAGAGGTTGTTATGACCAAGATTGGCGCAGGTGGTAAATTTGATAAGGATTCCTATAAAGTGTCTGGTGGTTTGCACGGGGTTGGGGTTTCCTGTGTGAATGCACTGTCAGACCATCTTAAAGCTACAGTTTTCAGAGATGGTAAGATCTGGGAGCAAGAATACGAAAGGGGTAAATCTCTTTATCCTGTTAAAAGTGTTGGGGAAACGAAGGAAAGAGGAACTGAGGTTACTTTTCATCCAGACACCACCATATTTACCCAAACCATAGAATATAGTTATGAAACTTTGTCAAATAGAATGCGTGAGCTTTCGTATTTGAATAAAGGGGTAACCATTTCTATTACTGATAAACGACAAAAAGACGAAAAAGGAGAATTTGTTAGTGAATCTTTTGTCTCCACCGAAGGCTTAAAGGAATTTGTTCGGTTTTTGGATGGTAATCGAGAAGCATTGACCCAAGGGGTTATCTCTATGGAAGGAGAGAAAAATGGAATTCCGGTTGAAGTGGCAATGGTGTATAATACCTCTTATACTGAGAACCTTCATTCTTATGTGAACAATATCAATACCCATGAGGGAGGTACACATTTGTCAGGTTTCAGAAGAGGATTAACAAGCACCTTGAAGAAGTATGCCGATGCTTCAGGAATGTTAGATAAACTAAAATTTGAAGTCCAAGGAGATGACTTTAGAGAGGGATTAACTGCTATTGTATCGGTTAAGGTAGCTGAACCCCAATTTGAAGGCCAAACCAAGACAAAATTGGGTAATAGGGAGGTTTCTTCAGCAGTTAGTCAATCTGTGTCCGAAATGTTGACTAATTACTTGGAAGAACACCCAGACGATGCTAAAATAATAGTCCAAAAAGTAATTTTGGCTGCACAAGCAAGACATGCTGCTACTAAGGCTCGTGAAATGGTGCAGCGTAAAACGGTAATGAGTATTGGTGGCTTGCCAGGAAAATTATCCGATTGCTCCGATCAAGATCCGGTTAACTGTGAGGTATTCCTGGTTGAGGGAGATTCGGCCGGAGGTACGGCCAAACAAGGACGTGATAGAAACTTTCAGGCAATTTTACCGCTTAGAGGTAAGATTCTGAATGTGGAAAAAGCAATGCAGCATAAGGTTTTTGAAAATGAAGAAATCAAGAATATTTATACTGCGCTTGGTGTTACTATTGGTACCGAAGAAGATAGTAAAGCATTGAACCTTGAAAAACTGAGATATCATAAAGTAGTTATTATGTGTGATGCCGACGTTGATGGTAGCCATATTGAAACATTGATTCTGACTTTCTTCTTCCGTTATATGAGGGAACTGATTGAAAATGGACATGTATATATAGCAACTCCACCTTTGTACTTGGTTAAAAAAGGAAGTAAAAAACGTTATGCTTGGTCAGATGAGGAGCGTGATGAAATTGCCGAGAGCTTTAATGGTAGTGTTGGGATTCAGCGTTACAAAGGTCTTGGGGAAATGAACGCAGAACAATTATGGGATACCACGATGAACCCTGAGTTTAGAACGCTCCGACAAATAACTATTGATAATGCCACTGAATCTGATAGGGTATTCTCTATGTTAATGGGAGATGAAGTACCTCCAAGAAGGGAATTTATTGAGAAAAATGCCGTTTATGCGAACATTGATGCATAA
- the asnB gene encoding asparagine synthase B, which translates to MCGIVCAFDVKESTDVLRPQLLEMSKKVRHRGPDWSGIYADEKAILAHERLAIVDPASGKQPLFSEDGKLVLAANGEIYNHRELRKQFEGKYNFQTESDCEVILALYEEKGVDFIDEMNGIFGFAIYDAEKDEYFIARDHMGIIPLYMGWDKNGTFYVASELKALESVCTKIELFPPGHYMHSSDGELKKWYSRDWMEYDAVKENETSIQEIKKALEDAVHRQLMSDVPYGVLLSGGLDSSVTSAIAKKYAQKRVESDDTTEAWWPQLHSFSVGLDGSPDLAAAQKVADHIGTVHHEIKFTIQEGLDAIKDVVYNLETYDITTIRASTPMYLMARVIKSMGIKMVLSGEGADELFGGYLYFHKAPSPKDFHEETVRKLDKLHMYDCLRANKSLAAWGIEGRVPFLDKEFMDVAMRINPKDKMINGERMEKWVVRKAFEDMLPESVAWRQKEQFSDGVGYSWIDTLKEVVDTEVSDEQLANAKFRFPLQTPTTKEEFYYRSIFEQHFPSDAAALCVPQEPSVACSTKIALEWDEAFKNMNDPSGRAVANVHDDAY; encoded by the coding sequence ATGTGTGGAATTGTATGTGCATTTGATGTTAAGGAAAGCACGGATGTTTTAAGACCTCAATTGTTGGAGATGTCCAAGAAAGTTAGGCATAGAGGGCCAGATTGGAGCGGCATTTATGCGGATGAAAAAGCCATTTTGGCGCATGAAAGATTGGCGATTGTTGACCCGGCTTCTGGTAAACAACCACTTTTTAGTGAAGACGGAAAGTTGGTTTTGGCTGCAAATGGCGAAATATATAATCATAGAGAGTTACGTAAACAATTTGAAGGGAAATATAATTTTCAAACTGAATCCGATTGTGAAGTTATATTGGCTTTGTATGAAGAAAAAGGTGTTGATTTTATTGATGAAATGAATGGCATTTTTGGTTTCGCAATTTATGATGCTGAGAAAGACGAATATTTTATTGCTCGTGATCATATGGGTATTATACCTTTATACATGGGTTGGGATAAGAACGGCACTTTTTATGTGGCTTCTGAATTAAAGGCATTGGAAAGTGTTTGTACCAAAATAGAATTATTTCCTCCCGGGCATTATATGCATAGTAGTGATGGTGAGCTTAAAAAATGGTATTCCCGTGACTGGATGGAATATGATGCCGTAAAAGAAAACGAGACCAGTATACAAGAAATCAAAAAAGCTTTGGAAGATGCAGTTCACAGACAACTAATGTCTGATGTGCCGTATGGTGTATTACTTTCTGGTGGGTTGGATTCATCAGTGACTTCAGCAATTGCGAAGAAATATGCTCAAAAACGAGTTGAATCAGATGATACAACAGAGGCATGGTGGCCACAATTACACTCTTTTTCTGTTGGATTGGACGGTTCACCTGATTTAGCTGCCGCACAAAAAGTAGCGGATCATATTGGTACCGTACATCATGAAATCAAGTTTACCATTCAAGAAGGGTTAGATGCCATAAAAGATGTTGTTTATAACCTCGAAACATATGATATAACCACTATTAGGGCCTCGACGCCAATGTATCTTATGGCTAGGGTAATAAAGTCTATGGGAATTAAAATGGTGCTTTCTGGGGAAGGTGCGGACGAGTTGTTTGGAGGATACCTATACTTTCATAAGGCTCCAAGCCCAAAAGATTTTCATGAAGAGACAGTTCGTAAATTGGATAAACTACACATGTACGATTGCTTGAGGGCGAACAAATCTTTGGCTGCATGGGGAATAGAAGGTCGTGTGCCATTCTTGGATAAAGAATTTATGGATGTTGCCATGCGCATCAATCCAAAAGATAAAATGATCAATGGTGAACGAATGGAAAAATGGGTGGTCAGAAAAGCCTTTGAAGATATGTTGCCTGAAAGTGTAGCTTGGAGACAAAAAGAACAATTCTCTGATGGAGTTGGTTATAGCTGGATTGATACTTTGAAGGAGGTAGTTGACACTGAAGTTTCAGATGAGCAGTTGGCAAATGCAAAGTTCCGCTTTCCTTTACAGACACCAACTACAAAAGAGGAGTTTTACTATCGTTCAATATTTGAGCAACATTTCCCATCAGATGCAGCAGCTTTATGTGTGCCACAAGAACCTTCAGTGGCTTGTAGTACTAAAATAGCGCTGGAATGGGACGAAGCCTTCAAAAACATGAATGACCCTTCTGGCAGGGCAGTTGCCAATGTGCATGATGATGCATATTAA
- a CDS encoding DUF2911 domain-containing protein — MKNLFALSILMLALVFTTNVSAQKFSGLDKSPMDMATYPSSYKIADKAVRVTYSRPQLKGRSVSELAPAGEVWRTGANEAVEITLYKDAKIGDADVKAGTYSLFTIPGKNEWTVILNNNLNQWGAYSYSKKADVARAQAKASTDSESLDAFSIAFKEVEGGAHLVMAWGTTRVSLPIMM, encoded by the coding sequence ATGAAAAATTTATTTGCACTTTCTATTTTAATGCTAGCCTTGGTATTCACTACAAATGTTTCTGCCCAAAAATTCAGTGGTTTGGACAAAAGTCCGATGGATATGGCCACATACCCATCTAGCTACAAAATAGCCGATAAAGCTGTTAGGGTAACCTATAGTAGACCTCAATTAAAAGGACGATCCGTTTCTGAATTAGCTCCTGCGGGAGAAGTTTGGAGAACCGGTGCCAATGAAGCTGTTGAAATCACGTTGTATAAAGATGCAAAAATCGGTGATGCAGATGTAAAGGCGGGTACTTATTCACTATTTACCATTCCTGGCAAAAACGAATGGACGGTAATTTTAAACAATAACCTAAACCAATGGGGAGCTTATTCTTATAGTAAAAAAGCTGATGTTGCCAGAGCACAGGCAAAGGCAAGCACTGATTCTGAATCTCTTGATGCCTTCTCAATTGCTTTTAAAGAAGTTGAGGGAGGTGCACATTTGGTAATGGCATGGGGAACCACTAGAGTTTCTCTTCCTATTATGATGTAG